One stretch of Oryzias latipes chromosome 7, ASM223467v1 DNA includes these proteins:
- the LOC101168459 gene encoding baculoviral IAP repeat-containing protein 5.1-A isoform X2 codes for MASIEVLTERFSTHEKMYCQDLREQSFADWPFREECNCTPEKMAKAGFVHCPSQNEPDVACCFFCLIELEGWEPDDDPWTEHAKRSPNCGFLSMKKIFNELTVSEFFILEKERLKVFIVRIFPIN; via the exons ATGGCAAGCATAGAGGTGTTGACAGAGAGATTCTCCACACATGAGAAAATGTACTGTCAGGACTTGAGGGAACAAAGCTTTGCTGATTGGCCTTTCAGAGAAGAATGCAACTGCACACCTGAAAAG ATGGCTAAAGCTGGGTTTGTCCACTGCCCCAGTCAGAATGAACCTGATGTTGCCTGCTGCTTCTTCTGCCTGATCGAGCTGGAGGGCTGGGAACCAGATGACGATCCATG GACTGAGCATGCAAAACGCTCCCCAAACTGTGGATTCTTATCCATGAAGAAAATCTTCAATGAGCTGACAGTGTCTGAATTTTTTATCCTGGAAAAAGAAAGGCTCAAAGTCTTTATTGTAAGAATCTTTCCTATAAACTG a
- the LOC101168459 gene encoding baculoviral IAP repeat-containing protein 5.1-A isoform X1, translating into MASIEVLTERFSTHEKMYCQDLREQSFADWPFREECNCTPEKMAKAGFVHCPSQNEPDVACCFFCLIELEGWEPDDDPWTEHAKRSPNCGFLSMKKIFNELTVSEFFILEKERLKVFIRKVCHKKMAQLRDDMNHVLEGLKSQLETL; encoded by the exons ATGGCAAGCATAGAGGTGTTGACAGAGAGATTCTCCACACATGAGAAAATGTACTGTCAGGACTTGAGGGAACAAAGCTTTGCTGATTGGCCTTTCAGAGAAGAATGCAACTGCACACCTGAAAAG ATGGCTAAAGCTGGGTTTGTCCACTGCCCCAGTCAGAATGAACCTGATGTTGCCTGCTGCTTCTTCTGCCTGATCGAGCTGGAGGGCTGGGAACCAGATGACGATCCATG GACTGAGCATGCAAAACGCTCCCCAAACTGTGGATTCTTATCCATGAAGAAAATCTTCAATGAGCTGACAGTGTCTGAATTTTTTATCCTGGAAAAAGAAAGGCTCAAAGTCTTTATT agGAAAGTCTGTCACAAGAAGATGGCACAACTGCGTGATGACATGAATCATGTTCTTGAAGGGCTGAAATCTCAGCTAGAAACCCTATGA